Proteins co-encoded in one Haloarcula sp. DT43 genomic window:
- a CDS encoding HalOD1 output domain-containing protein: MSQAKLVYRPSPNEPLSETIVHAVADTLGVDPVDLDDRISDCIDPDALDRLFRPETDDNPSPDGLVVFNMAGCRIEVEGSRSVLVTPSRDVSVATGLEA, encoded by the coding sequence ATGTCCCAGGCAAAACTGGTCTACAGACCGTCACCGAACGAACCGCTGAGCGAGACCATCGTCCACGCCGTGGCCGACACGCTGGGTGTCGACCCCGTCGACCTCGACGACCGAATCAGCGACTGCATTGACCCGGACGCGCTGGACAGACTGTTCCGTCCCGAGACGGACGACAATCCATCTCCCGACGGCCTGGTCGTGTTCAACATGGCCGGCTGTCGCATCGAAGTCGAGGGGAGCCGGTCGGTGCTGGTGACGCCGTCCCGTGACGTCTCCGTCGCCACTGGCCTCGAAGCGTAA
- a CDS encoding bacterio-opsin activator domain-containing protein: MENPVGGTDENEQAARDTPAQQSPPVLLETLAARMPEPVVVTATDGEIRTGNDHLCALLDSDPEDVFGSQLDELFPGLSDVDLGAHCSQSPGMPLTSPCSAGDTERWVEIAFEPQQWDGEELYLGIVHDVTERHERTEMLEQYERIVETIEDGIYTLDESFTMQTVNSAVESMTGYDKDTLVGSNATLLADESVIEEAAEMSRQFIEGERDVGTLTTDLRTADGDTLPIETKFTTYDRNDGSYRQVGVVRDISDRKRFEETLAALHESTRKLLHTETKTAVAEQILETAVDVLELPDVEIYLFDRSDNTLRSVGDAGPDRSGAIGPGGSTVWEVFVRDSAVEAAPGERLDLGAGPVTTDAERLCLPLEDHGVFYIELGEQHGDARTREMVDLLAASAEAALARVDRETTLREREAERREQNRELRRLKQVNAIIRRIDQVLVEAETCEEIEQAVCDQLAESQWFAFAWLGRQDATELVPRAWAGDTASYLDAVSLSLERDGGPPAVQTAQSETMTVVPSVADNLRGEHWRTEALSREFQSALSVPLEYDDFVYGVLTVYAGEEDGFDEMLQEVFSELGETIANAIREVESRQRRAGDGTVELELSLSAPQSFLTLLSNRLGVPVVCEGAVRRGDGAIRLFLAISDCDPDAVEQQLEAMARVDAMRAISADELDGLYEVVVTGRTVAETLLEQGGRLKSLRTSAGGLTVTVAVSGETDVRQFVERLGERYANVDLVARRDDTQSDGHHDGTVRSALEEQLTDRQLEVLQTAYLSGFFDWPRETTGQEIASSLDVSQPTVNRHLRVSERKLLELVFGDS, from the coding sequence ATGGAGAACCCGGTCGGTGGAACGGACGAGAACGAACAGGCGGCACGCGATACACCGGCACAGCAATCTCCCCCTGTGCTGTTGGAGACGCTCGCCGCGCGAATGCCCGAGCCAGTGGTCGTCACCGCCACGGACGGGGAGATACGGACCGGGAACGACCACCTCTGTGCCCTCCTCGATTCGGACCCGGAGGACGTCTTCGGGAGCCAACTGGACGAGCTCTTCCCGGGGTTGAGCGACGTGGACCTCGGGGCCCACTGCAGTCAGTCGCCGGGAATGCCGCTGACGTCGCCGTGTTCCGCCGGCGACACGGAGCGGTGGGTCGAAATCGCCTTCGAGCCCCAGCAGTGGGACGGTGAGGAGCTGTACTTGGGCATCGTTCACGACGTGACCGAGCGCCACGAGCGCACGGAGATGCTCGAACAGTACGAGCGCATCGTCGAGACCATCGAGGACGGCATCTACACGCTCGACGAGTCGTTCACGATGCAGACGGTCAACAGCGCCGTCGAGTCGATGACCGGCTACGACAAGGACACGCTGGTCGGGTCGAACGCGACGCTACTCGCGGACGAATCGGTCATCGAGGAGGCCGCGGAGATGTCGCGGCAGTTCATCGAGGGCGAGCGCGACGTGGGGACGCTGACGACGGACCTCCGGACCGCCGACGGCGACACGCTCCCGATAGAGACCAAGTTCACCACGTACGACCGCAATGACGGGAGCTACCGGCAGGTCGGCGTCGTGCGTGACATCTCCGACCGGAAGCGGTTCGAGGAGACGCTGGCGGCGTTACACGAGTCGACCAGGAAGCTGCTCCACACGGAGACCAAGACGGCCGTGGCCGAGCAGATACTCGAGACGGCCGTCGACGTGCTGGAACTCCCCGACGTGGAAATCTACCTGTTCGACCGGAGCGACAACACCCTTCGCAGCGTCGGCGACGCCGGGCCGGACCGGAGCGGGGCCATCGGGCCGGGCGGGAGCACGGTCTGGGAGGTGTTCGTCCGGGACAGCGCCGTCGAGGCCGCGCCCGGCGAGCGTCTCGACCTCGGGGCGGGACCGGTCACGACGGACGCGGAGCGCCTCTGTCTCCCGCTCGAGGACCACGGCGTGTTCTACATCGAACTGGGTGAGCAACACGGCGACGCCAGGACCCGCGAGATGGTCGACCTGCTCGCCGCCAGCGCGGAGGCCGCGCTCGCGCGGGTCGACCGCGAGACGACGCTGCGCGAGCGCGAGGCCGAGCGGCGCGAACAGAACCGCGAACTGCGCCGGCTCAAGCAGGTCAACGCCATCATCCGCCGGATAGACCAGGTGCTCGTCGAGGCCGAGACCTGCGAGGAAATCGAGCAGGCCGTGTGTGACCAGCTGGCCGAGTCCCAGTGGTTCGCCTTCGCCTGGCTGGGCAGACAGGACGCGACGGAACTCGTCCCGAGAGCGTGGGCGGGCGACACCGCTAGCTACCTCGACGCCGTCTCGCTGTCGCTGGAGCGCGATGGCGGGCCGCCGGCCGTCCAGACCGCTCAGTCGGAGACGATGACCGTGGTGCCGTCGGTGGCCGACAACCTCCGTGGCGAGCACTGGCGGACGGAGGCGCTCTCCCGCGAGTTCCAGTCGGCGCTCAGCGTCCCGCTGGAATACGACGACTTCGTTTACGGCGTCCTGACGGTGTACGCCGGGGAGGAGGACGGCTTCGACGAGATGCTCCAGGAGGTGTTCTCCGAGCTCGGCGAGACTATCGCGAACGCGATTCGAGAGGTCGAGTCCAGACAGCGCCGGGCCGGGGACGGCACCGTCGAACTCGAACTGTCGCTGTCGGCTCCCCAGTCGTTCCTGACCCTCCTCTCGAACCGGCTCGGCGTCCCAGTCGTCTGTGAGGGGGCCGTGCGTCGGGGCGACGGCGCGATTCGCCTCTTCCTCGCTATCTCGGACTGTGACCCGGACGCCGTCGAGCAGCAACTGGAGGCGATGGCGCGGGTCGACGCGATGCGGGCGATTTCGGCCGACGAGCTGGACGGCCTCTACGAGGTCGTCGTGACCGGCCGGACCGTCGCGGAGACGCTCCTGGAACAGGGCGGCCGGTTGAAGTCGCTCCGAACGTCGGCGGGCGGCCTCACCGTCACTGTCGCCGTCTCGGGCGAGACCGACGTTCGGCAGTTCGTCGAACGGCTGGGCGAGCGCTACGCGAACGTGGACCTGGTCGCGCGCCGCGACGACACGCAGTCTGACGGGCACCACGACGGAACCGTCCGGTCGGCGCTTGAGGAGCAACTCACCGACAGACAGCTCGAAGTACTCCAGACGGCGTATCTGAGCGGCTTCTTCGACTGGCCACGGGAGACGACCGGCCAGGAAATCGCGTCCAGCCTGGACGTGTCACAGCCGACGGTCAACCGACACCTCCGGGTCAGCGAGCGGAAACTGCTCGAACTCGTGTTCGGCGACAGCTGA
- a CDS encoding HAD family hydrolase has translation MGYESVIFDNDGVLLTLTDMDAHYVGARRAFEELGVVSPATAHVEAMSIGVTVPELTDICTQYDIDPERFFRARDEALTAVQRSLIRAGGKRPYGDVSALDRLDCPLGVVSSNQRDTVAFAFEHFDIGHYFDSVWAREPTVESLRRKKPRPYYIERAMADLGVSDALFVGDNESDVEAAHRAGIDAAFIRRPHRVDARLDVTPDYDVSGLEDVVRVARSD, from the coding sequence ATGGGGTACGAATCGGTCATCTTCGACAACGACGGCGTGTTGCTGACGCTGACAGACATGGACGCACACTACGTCGGCGCGCGCCGGGCCTTCGAGGAACTCGGCGTGGTTTCGCCGGCGACAGCCCACGTCGAGGCGATGAGCATCGGCGTCACGGTGCCCGAACTCACCGACATCTGTACCCAGTACGACATCGACCCCGAGCGGTTCTTCCGGGCCCGCGACGAGGCGCTGACCGCGGTCCAGCGGTCGCTCATCCGTGCCGGCGGGAAGCGACCCTACGGCGACGTGTCCGCCCTCGACCGACTCGACTGCCCGCTGGGCGTGGTCTCGTCGAACCAGCGCGACACCGTCGCCTTCGCCTTCGAGCACTTCGACATCGGGCACTACTTCGACAGCGTTTGGGCCCGCGAGCCGACGGTCGAGAGCCTCCGCCGGAAGAAGCCGCGGCCGTACTACATCGAGCGGGCGATGGCGGACCTCGGCGTCAGCGACGCCCTGTTCGTCGGCGACAACGAATCCGACGTCGAAGCGGCACACCGGGCCGGCATCGACGCGGCGTTCATCCGCCGGCCACACCGGGTCGACGCCCGACTCGACGTGACTCCGGACTACGACGTGTCCGGCCTGGAAGACGTCGTCCGCGTCGCTCGGAGCGACTGA